Proteins co-encoded in one Cricetulus griseus strain 17A/GY chromosome 1 unlocalized genomic scaffold, alternate assembly CriGri-PICRH-1.0 chr1_1, whole genome shotgun sequence genomic window:
- the LOC118239691 gene encoding igE-binding protein-like yields the protein MAFPVFENEGARIHAPVDYNQIKELAESVRKYGVNANFTTIQVERLANYAMTPTDWETTVKAVLPNMGQYMEWKALFYDAAQAQAKANVTAENENQRQWTFEMLTGQGPHALNQTNYIWGVYAQISAAAIKAWKALTKRDESGGHLTKIVQGPQEPFSDFVARMTEAASRIFGDAEQAMPLIEQLVFEQATQECRAAIAPRKSKGLQDWLKICRELGGPLTNAGLAAAILQTQRRRNTSACFNCGKTGHLKKDCRAPKRIREVELYRRCGKGYHRASECKSVRDIKGRLLPPREEPKVSQPKNGLRGPWSQGPQKYGNQFRKSNSEKEGTPEDTPEWTCVPPPTSY from the coding sequence atggctttcccagtctttgaaaATGAGGGGGCAAGAATACATGCTCCCGTAGACTATAATCAGATTAAAGAATTGGCTGAATCAGTCCGGAAGTATGGGGTCAATGCCAATTTTACAACAATACAAGTAGAAAGACTAGCAAACTATGCTATGACACCCACTGATTGGGAGACAACAGTAAAAGCAGTGCTCCCCAATATGGGACAATATATGGAGTGGAAGGCTCTTTTTTATGATGCAGCCCAGGCACAGGCAAAGGCCAATGtcacagcagaaaatgaaaatcagagacAATGGACCTTTGAAATGCTGACAGGACAGGGGCCACATGCCCTCAATCAAACTAATTACATTTGGGGCGTATATGCCCAGATATCAGCTGCCGCCATTAAAGCATGGAAGGCATTGACAAAAAGAGATGAATCAGGTGGACATCTTACAAAGATAGTCCAGGGGCCCCAGGAGCCATTCTCAGACTTTGTGGCCAGAATGACAGAGGCTGCTAGCCGGATATTCGGTGATGCAGAACAAGCCATGCCTCTGATTGAACAATTAGTCTTTGAACAAGCAACTCAAGAATGCCGAGCAGCCATAGCTCCACGGAAAAGTAAAGGTTTACAGGACTGGTTAAAGATCTGCAGAGAACTCGGAGGGCCACTTACTAATGCAGGCTTGGCCGCAGCCATCTTACAAACCCAAAGGCGCCGAAATACGTCTGCCTGCTTTAACTGTGGAAAAACAGGTCACCTTAAAAAGGATTGTAGAGCCCCTAAAAGGATTAGAGAAGTGGAGTTATACAGGCGCTGTGGAAAAGGTTATCATAGGGCCAGCGAATGCAAATCCGTGCGGGACATAAAAGGTAGGCTTTTACCCCCTAGGGAGGAACCTAAAGTGTCCCAACCAAAAAACGGGCTGCGGGGCCCATGGTCCCAGGGCCCTCAGAAATATGGGAACCAGTTCCGGAAAAGCAACTCAGAGAAGGAAGGGACTCCCGAGGACACTCCGGAGTGGACCTGTGTGCCGCCTCCGACTTCTTATTAA